The Polaromonas sp. JS666 genome has a segment encoding these proteins:
- a CDS encoding ParB/RepB/Spo0J family partition protein yields the protein MATRSKPKPIIIRRNEDHEAMQKALGHTPLAADDPAVAISVPVVPRVLGAETDISALQIGQVYDVPLNKLQRSEVNARVFYSTDELDDMSRSLKDKGQDVPAIGYPKDGRITVIDGQKRFQAATNASLPTLQVLIVTPPSNESEEYEESRRINLHRSSQTALDDAVRWKAMIAKGTYANQAELAAKLEVSIANVSKTISITDIPERLLRMMSDHPQTRTLSIAYEVSRLFNAEKFKDKAEEVEYLAQEVIIEIKNKDMVRNQVKSLIDSKLEGPKQRMRAEAVLVKYGDAKGSLKVFPSRGQLELSFSGLPEEKVSELKERIEQMLSGQLTM from the coding sequence ATGGCAACTAGGAGCAAACCGAAGCCGATCATTATCCGGCGGAACGAGGACCATGAGGCCATGCAAAAGGCTTTGGGGCACACACCTCTAGCGGCTGATGATCCAGCAGTTGCAATCAGTGTGCCGGTCGTGCCAAGGGTTCTCGGTGCCGAAACTGACATCAGTGCTTTGCAAATCGGGCAAGTTTACGATGTTCCCTTGAACAAGCTCCAGCGCAGCGAGGTCAACGCTCGGGTCTTCTACAGCACTGACGAGCTGGACGATATGTCCAGGAGCCTCAAGGACAAGGGACAAGACGTTCCAGCAATTGGGTATCCCAAGGACGGCCGCATCACGGTGATTGATGGCCAGAAGCGATTTCAAGCAGCCACCAACGCCTCTCTGCCCACGCTGCAAGTGCTTATCGTGACACCGCCATCGAACGAGAGCGAAGAGTACGAAGAGTCGCGCCGTATCAATTTGCATCGCTCCAGCCAGACTGCACTGGATGACGCTGTTCGCTGGAAAGCGATGATCGCTAAAGGCACCTATGCCAATCAGGCCGAACTGGCGGCCAAGCTGGAAGTGAGCATTGCCAACGTCAGCAAAACTATCAGCATTACCGATATTCCGGAGCGCTTGTTGCGCATGATGAGCGACCACCCCCAAACACGGACACTCTCCATCGCGTATGAAGTGAGCCGGCTCTTCAACGCTGAAAAGTTCAAGGACAAGGCCGAAGAGGTTGAGTACCTGGCCCAGGAGGTAATTATTGAGATCAAGAACAAGGACATGGTGCGGAACCAGGTCAAGTCCTTGATCGACTCCAAACTGGAAGGCCCTAAACAGCGCATGCGTGCGGAAGCGGTACTGGTGAAATACGGGGATGCGAAGGGGTCACTCAAAGTGTTTCCGTCGCGTGGTCAGCTCGAACTTTCTTTCAGTGGCTTGCCTGAGGAAAAGGTGTCTGAGCTGAAGGAAAGGATTGAGCAGATGCTCTCTGGCCAGCTCACAATGTAG
- a CDS encoding PD-(D/E)XK nuclease-like domain-containing protein: MNTETVLNSSALMFAAGQAYESESTPGFAAGSRMYSNLPAAQYHSDKEALSCSMLKPLLESPAHFQAHLLSLNKATKAMDFGSLVHGLVLEPHLIGTEFSIYPGIADGRAAEYKSFLAKHASRLVVDEPTFARARKLAEKILHRIVFGRPFGDFVNEGIPEASIYVEEPTTGLMLRTRLDLYHPEYSFDLKTTRHGTINAFIRDAVDMHYDFQAFMYTIARSLYEGRTNPAKFVFIAAETEAPNSIHQITAGQSFMSNGAKKFQEVLSVYTACMQTGFWPDSSGNAEAEIEPWQSFSGKSDWKAALGGYQLSTTH, encoded by the coding sequence ATGAATACCGAAACCGTTTTGAATTCTTCTGCATTGATGTTCGCCGCTGGCCAAGCCTACGAATCTGAGAGCACCCCTGGCTTTGCTGCAGGCTCGCGCATGTATTCAAATTTGCCCGCTGCCCAGTACCATAGTGACAAGGAAGCGTTGAGCTGCAGCATGCTCAAGCCGCTACTGGAGTCCCCTGCCCATTTCCAGGCCCACCTGCTGTCGCTCAATAAGGCCACAAAAGCCATGGATTTCGGCAGCCTGGTGCACGGTCTGGTACTGGAGCCTCACTTGATCGGCACTGAGTTCTCCATCTACCCCGGCATAGCCGACGGACGCGCAGCCGAATACAAGTCCTTCCTCGCCAAACATGCAAGCCGCCTGGTGGTTGACGAGCCCACCTTTGCGCGAGCCCGAAAACTGGCAGAGAAAATTCTGCATCGCATCGTGTTTGGCCGCCCCTTTGGCGACTTTGTGAACGAAGGCATCCCCGAGGCGAGCATTTACGTGGAGGAGCCTACTACGGGCTTGATGCTGCGTACCCGCCTGGACCTCTATCACCCCGAGTACAGCTTCGACTTGAAGACGACGCGCCATGGGACGATCAATGCCTTCATCCGTGACGCGGTGGACATGCACTATGACTTCCAGGCCTTCATGTACACCATCGCCCGCTCTCTTTACGAAGGCAGGACCAATCCTGCCAAGTTCGTCTTCATCGCGGCTGAAACCGAGGCGCCCAACTCCATCCATCAGATCACGGCGGGGCAATCATTCATGAGCAACGGTGCGAAGAAGTTTCAGGAGGTTCTGTCTGTTTACACGGCCTGCATGCAAACCGGCTTCTGGCCTGACTCCAGTGGCAACGCAGAGGCCGAAATCGAGCCGTGGCAGAGTTTTAGCGGCAAGTCCGACTGGAAGGCTGCGCTGGGCGGCTACCAGCTTTCTACGACGCATTAG
- a CDS encoding YkgJ family cysteine cluster protein produces the protein MKISAVEARALGRAIGRAPVPLAAHVPVAVAGYSTPCPFLAGGRCSVYAHRPAVCRSHLNMDEDALLCQLLPSGHEVPVPYVDTRALLAVSVLIAGEAMDAADLRQWFPAPAGSGPAASNSATPEKQG, from the coding sequence GTGAAGATCAGTGCGGTGGAAGCGCGCGCGTTGGGCCGCGCGATTGGCCGCGCCCCGGTGCCGCTGGCCGCGCATGTGCCCGTCGCCGTCGCCGGCTACAGCACGCCCTGCCCTTTCCTGGCCGGCGGGCGCTGCAGCGTCTATGCGCACCGCCCGGCCGTCTGCCGCAGCCACCTCAACATGGACGAGGACGCGCTGCTCTGCCAGCTGCTGCCCTCCGGCCACGAGGTGCCAGTGCCCTATGTCGACACGCGGGCGCTGCTGGCGGTGTCCGTGCTGATCGCCGGCGAGGCGATGGACGCGGCCGACCTGCGCCAGTGGTTTCCCGCGCCCGCAGGCTCAGGGCCAGCCGCAAGCAACTCTGCCACCCCCGAAAAACAAGGATGA
- a CDS encoding site-specific integrase gives MTARTTVSGLVVLEAPAAGDQTLPLKKKRGRPVGWRMPTLAELDRLTLEDFSFVRGVMSGMKPHVAFKQFYANRHFDADGKPVIPHGAEINSHAERLQLSILAAARASDKPEARAAALALERPTPEPAAAPPAVAQAHMDYTQWAESQPEDMYSENEMVERYKEYLADQGAAASGHHEVADQSLSVNAKVKAINALQTQLATLPQPDHPTKLWLAASLVKAFTRRGVTTMAGVVQSISVAGRHWHRSIKGLGPGRAARIEGWLDDHAHSLGELQRRGRHWDVAPPLEKAILPMQRAPAVALLSYTAGSDTAASLSTSLVLRSGIAPLELMLIPPALDGQVGIFRTQTPNHLGAKTDIQAVGAWLNSYLVAGKKRTFDAYRREVERFYIWAVLEAQCALSSITLSLAQQYQAFLQAVPDCYISTARVTRHDPRWRPWRGQLEPSSQNYALGVLYQMYQALGKNAYVTGNPFASIQYDAGGMTRHAMDVTRSLHADDLYLVREALAVLPGLDSDTLRKAALARRTRLILHLALTTGMRLAEIASTSLSSLAHPVVDGRPAEDWIVTVLGKGQKKREVPISEKLVNMIQEHHADWRALMKNDAARIAAFDRSPPLIAVLEAPVREGGRTITDETQLANDNSALSSNGLYRTLKTFFRQMARKERDADLQARILKFSTHWLRHTFAHEVLRENDSDEGLKLAQQLLGHASINTTAEYVKQDLSAKVKAARKVNPLG, from the coding sequence ATGACGGCAAGGACCACCGTCTCGGGCCTGGTGGTGCTGGAGGCCCCGGCCGCCGGCGATCAAACCCTCCCCCTTAAAAAGAAGCGCGGCCGGCCCGTAGGCTGGCGCATGCCCACCCTGGCCGAACTCGATCGACTCACGTTGGAGGATTTTTCGTTCGTGCGCGGCGTCATGAGCGGCATGAAACCTCACGTAGCCTTCAAGCAGTTCTACGCGAACCGCCACTTCGACGCCGACGGCAAGCCGGTCATCCCGCACGGCGCGGAGATCAACAGCCATGCCGAACGGCTGCAGCTCTCGATCCTCGCGGCCGCGCGCGCCTCCGACAAACCTGAGGCTCGGGCAGCGGCGCTCGCCCTGGAGCGCCCTACTCCCGAACCCGCGGCAGCGCCGCCCGCCGTCGCGCAGGCCCACATGGATTACACCCAATGGGCCGAATCGCAGCCTGAGGACATGTATTCTGAGAACGAGATGGTCGAGCGCTACAAGGAATACCTCGCCGACCAAGGCGCCGCCGCCAGCGGGCACCACGAAGTTGCGGACCAGTCGCTGAGCGTCAACGCCAAGGTCAAGGCTATCAACGCGCTGCAGACGCAACTGGCCACCCTTCCCCAGCCTGACCATCCAACCAAGCTCTGGCTGGCCGCCTCGCTGGTCAAGGCATTCACTCGCCGCGGTGTCACGACCATGGCCGGAGTGGTGCAGTCGATTTCCGTTGCCGGCCGGCACTGGCATCGCAGCATCAAAGGCCTTGGGCCCGGGCGCGCGGCGCGTATCGAAGGCTGGCTCGATGACCATGCCCACTCGCTGGGCGAGCTGCAGCGCCGCGGTCGGCACTGGGATGTCGCTCCGCCGCTTGAGAAGGCCATCCTGCCCATGCAGCGGGCGCCCGCAGTCGCCCTCCTCTCCTACACGGCAGGCTCGGACACGGCGGCCTCGCTGTCGACCTCCCTAGTGCTGCGCTCGGGAATCGCGCCGCTGGAGCTGATGCTGATCCCCCCTGCGCTGGACGGTCAGGTCGGTATCTTCCGCACCCAGACACCGAACCACCTGGGCGCGAAGACTGACATTCAGGCCGTCGGAGCCTGGCTCAACAGCTACCTGGTTGCAGGCAAAAAGCGAACCTTTGACGCCTACCGGCGCGAGGTCGAGCGTTTCTACATCTGGGCTGTGCTGGAAGCCCAGTGCGCCCTATCCTCGATCACCCTGAGCCTGGCTCAGCAGTACCAGGCGTTCCTGCAGGCTGTCCCGGATTGCTACATCAGCACGGCGAGGGTCACGCGCCATGATCCTCGCTGGCGCCCCTGGCGCGGCCAGCTCGAGCCATCCAGCCAAAACTACGCTCTCGGCGTGCTTTACCAGATGTACCAAGCCCTTGGCAAAAACGCCTACGTGACTGGCAATCCGTTCGCCAGCATCCAGTACGACGCCGGCGGCATGACGCGCCACGCCATGGATGTCACGCGCAGCCTGCACGCCGATGACCTGTACCTCGTCCGTGAAGCGCTTGCCGTCCTCCCGGGCCTTGATTCTGACACCCTCCGCAAAGCCGCCCTCGCCCGCCGGACCCGCTTGATCCTGCACCTCGCACTTACGACCGGCATGCGCCTGGCCGAGATCGCGTCCACGAGCCTGAGCAGCCTGGCCCACCCTGTCGTCGACGGACGGCCCGCAGAAGATTGGATTGTTACGGTCTTGGGAAAGGGGCAGAAGAAGCGCGAAGTGCCTATCAGCGAAAAGCTGGTGAACATGATTCAGGAGCACCATGCTGACTGGCGGGCCTTGATGAAGAACGACGCCGCACGGATTGCCGCGTTCGATCGCTCCCCTCCCCTCATCGCCGTCCTGGAGGCGCCGGTTCGGGAGGGTGGCCGAACCATCACGGATGAGACCCAGCTCGCAAACGATAATTCAGCGCTGAGTTCGAATGGTCTCTATCGCACCTTGAAGACGTTTTTCCGGCAGATGGCGAGGAAGGAGCGGGACGCAGATCTTCAGGCCCGCATCCTCAAGTTCAGCACGCACTGGCTGCGCCACACCTTCGCCCACGAAGTGCTGCGGGAGAACGATAGCGATGAGGGGCTCAAGCTTGCCCAGCAGCTTCTCGGGCATGCATCGATCAACACCACCGCCGAGTATGTCAAGCAGGACCTGTCGGCCAAGGTCAAGGCAGCCCGCAAGGTCAACCCGCTCGGATAA
- a CDS encoding phosphoadenosine phosphosulfate reductase family protein, protein MQTLQAHEAAVTATFEQEEFPGHSAQVIALRKGPTLAQRIEIAVSTIERLIDDGHAIVSTLSAGKDSTATTLLCLEAIRRSVERGANQATHYVSSSSTGVENPEIEDMLLTAHEDIARWTERNKLPVDVCLVHPNDASKFVVSVIGRGTLPRFVENGSKRTCATDWKVKPQQRLAKAISNQVSAAGFKETVTVLGSRLDESTARNASMTKRGDQAQKPTRNPSGFLTLSVIADWTEGDVWEFLIMFLDGQLAPFPAYAQGDTVRRMLDLYRDGNEGICGMFMADGKKAPCGSRFGCWTCTITGDRDKSMDSMLNSDEKYSYLRGLNAFRNFLIATQWDMERRELVGRTISSAGYVPVRPDVYNMAMRTDLLNYALTLDELEVERAEQMEADVASGRLPKTPENIRMSNPQFQIVSDSDIVLIDFFWSLHHGAYSAFPAMQAWYQVKTLGRRYAIPAVERVQKKAGIPVVRWYQVGAFDRDVPTDGLRDYKAEMWNPYRHLDRLITHREVNGKRVVWHEDAETLSVDATEAVLFGITYCTTTMPMETQFNSPLESARYWLNEGIVRLPVGMVGRYQHMAKRAQYFTHLAERLNLTPAELDEYLARESISDASHAEILGSVPKDLENQFSLFEL, encoded by the coding sequence ATGCAAACCCTGCAAGCACATGAAGCAGCGGTCACGGCCACGTTTGAACAGGAAGAATTTCCTGGACATTCAGCGCAAGTGATTGCTCTGCGCAAAGGCCCTACCCTCGCCCAGCGCATCGAAATCGCTGTCTCTACGATTGAACGCTTGATCGATGATGGCCATGCCATTGTGAGTACCCTAAGCGCCGGCAAAGATTCTACGGCGACGACCCTCCTCTGCCTTGAAGCAATTCGGCGCAGCGTTGAGCGTGGTGCGAATCAAGCCACGCACTATGTCTCATCAAGTTCGACCGGCGTCGAAAACCCAGAAATTGAAGACATGCTTTTGACCGCGCACGAAGACATCGCAAGATGGACTGAGCGTAATAAATTGCCTGTCGATGTGTGCCTGGTTCATCCTAACGACGCGTCAAAGTTTGTTGTGAGCGTGATTGGCCGCGGAACGCTCCCGCGCTTCGTTGAGAACGGAAGCAAGCGCACTTGCGCTACCGACTGGAAAGTAAAGCCTCAACAACGGTTGGCAAAGGCAATTAGCAATCAGGTGTCTGCTGCTGGTTTTAAAGAAACCGTAACAGTCCTTGGTTCGCGCTTGGATGAGTCAACAGCCCGGAACGCCTCAATGACCAAACGTGGCGATCAGGCGCAAAAGCCAACCAGAAACCCGAGCGGCTTTCTGACGCTTTCCGTCATCGCGGACTGGACGGAAGGTGACGTGTGGGAATTCCTCATCATGTTCCTTGACGGCCAGCTTGCCCCCTTTCCTGCCTATGCCCAAGGCGACACGGTGCGGAGGATGCTCGACCTTTACCGAGACGGCAATGAAGGGATCTGTGGCATGTTCATGGCCGACGGCAAGAAGGCGCCGTGTGGAAGCAGGTTCGGGTGCTGGACATGCACCATCACGGGTGATCGGGACAAAAGCATGGACTCCATGCTGAACTCCGACGAGAAGTATTCGTACCTTCGGGGGCTGAATGCATTTCGCAACTTCCTCATCGCAACGCAGTGGGATATGGAGCGCCGCGAGCTGGTGGGGAGAACAATCAGTTCGGCTGGCTATGTCCCGGTCAGGCCGGACGTCTACAACATGGCCATGCGTACTGACCTGCTCAATTACGCCCTGACCCTGGACGAACTTGAAGTGGAGAGGGCTGAGCAGATGGAGGCGGATGTGGCCTCCGGGCGCCTGCCTAAAACGCCTGAGAACATTCGAATGTCGAACCCTCAGTTCCAGATCGTCAGTGATTCTGACATTGTGCTCATCGACTTCTTTTGGTCTCTCCACCACGGGGCCTACAGTGCCTTCCCGGCAATGCAGGCCTGGTATCAGGTGAAGACGTTGGGACGGCGATATGCCATCCCGGCAGTCGAGAGGGTACAGAAGAAGGCCGGCATTCCCGTGGTGCGGTGGTATCAAGTGGGTGCGTTTGATCGTGATGTTCCAACTGACGGTCTACGTGACTACAAGGCTGAGATGTGGAATCCATATCGCCACCTTGATAGGCTAATCACTCATCGAGAGGTGAATGGAAAGCGTGTGGTCTGGCATGAGGATGCTGAAACGCTCTCTGTCGACGCAACGGAGGCTGTCCTGTTCGGGATCACCTACTGCACAACCACCATGCCGATGGAGACGCAGTTCAACTCGCCGTTGGAATCCGCAAGATACTGGCTGAACGAAGGGATTGTGAGGCTGCCTGTAGGTATGGTCGGGCGCTACCAGCACATGGCAAAACGAGCCCAGTATTTCACCCACCTGGCAGAGCGATTGAATTTGACGCCAGCAGAACTGGATGAATACTTGGCTCGGGAATCAATCTCGGATGCATCCCATGCGGAAATATTGGGTAGCGTACCCAAGGACTTGGAGAATCAATTCTCTCTGTTTGAACTTTAA
- a CDS encoding AAA family ATPase, translating into MIIEIGNEKGGVGKSTYAINLAAYLAQQNYSVVLVDTDSQKTSSRWGELRSHHGLKHNFVIVDKSVDPTEHIRKLSETYDAVVVDVGARDYVRLSDLAKIVDLWIAPTRVGQGDLESTVELAYAFEKADRNHKNGKIPLVISPNAVPASWNSTEGEDAVEVLREALPNVPITTNLVRDRKVWRDAHKLGRSIFEMPWRDREKAETEFKAMFDEVWKAYEKFQKGVKHGN; encoded by the coding sequence ATGATCATTGAAATTGGGAACGAAAAGGGTGGCGTCGGAAAATCGACCTATGCCATCAATCTCGCGGCATACCTCGCGCAGCAGAACTACAGCGTAGTGCTTGTCGATACTGATAGCCAGAAAACATCCAGCCGCTGGGGTGAATTGCGCTCTCACCATGGCCTGAAACATAACTTCGTCATCGTGGACAAGTCGGTTGACCCGACTGAGCACATTCGCAAGCTATCCGAGACCTACGATGCCGTTGTGGTGGACGTGGGCGCCCGTGATTACGTCCGCTTAAGCGATTTGGCAAAGATCGTTGACCTCTGGATCGCGCCGACGCGCGTAGGGCAGGGCGATCTGGAATCCACCGTTGAGCTGGCCTATGCGTTCGAGAAGGCCGATCGCAACCACAAAAACGGCAAGATCCCCCTGGTCATTTCCCCCAATGCTGTACCTGCTTCCTGGAACTCGACAGAAGGTGAAGATGCAGTTGAGGTACTGCGTGAGGCGCTACCTAACGTCCCAATAACAACCAACCTTGTCCGTGATCGCAAGGTCTGGCGTGATGCTCACAAGTTGGGGCGCTCCATCTTTGAAATGCCTTGGCGTGATCGTGAAAAGGCGGAGACTGAATTCAAGGCGATGTTCGATGAGGTCTGGAAGGCCTACGAAAAATTTCAGAAAGGAGTGAAGCATGGCAACTAG
- a CDS encoding helix-turn-helix transcriptional regulator has protein sequence MPILHELAANVKKKRSEMGLSQERLAELAGLSRATINALEAGRLDNLSLTRAERLANILGYGLGVTGTRSSKEDASANALETASMSSSISYGTPIPPEVLRHSLLTGAIPPKHIAQLRALLDESPLSVLSAVAAQLEREDGVRSRSTWVRMRQLAVALACSRPIWS, from the coding sequence ATGCCGATCCTCCATGAGCTTGCCGCCAATGTGAAGAAGAAGAGATCCGAGATGGGTCTTAGCCAGGAACGCCTGGCCGAGCTTGCCGGGCTTTCGCGCGCCACAATCAACGCCCTGGAAGCCGGCCGGCTGGACAATTTGAGCCTGACCCGCGCCGAACGCCTGGCCAACATCCTTGGCTATGGCTTGGGCGTCACAGGCACCCGTTCGAGCAAGGAGGACGCCAGTGCGAACGCCCTCGAAACCGCCTCCATGTCCAGCAGCATCAGCTACGGCACACCGATTCCGCCCGAGGTCCTGCGCCATAGCCTGTTGACGGGGGCGATCCCACCCAAACACATCGCGCAGCTACGGGCGCTGCTCGACGAGTCGCCTTTATCCGTTCTCTCGGCCGTCGCCGCGCAGCTCGAGCGCGAAGACGGCGTGCGCAGCCGGTCCACCTGGGTGCGCATGCGCCAACTGGCGGTGGCGCTTGCCTGTTCACGCCCGATCTGGTCATGA
- a CDS encoding nucleotidyl transferase AbiEii/AbiGii toxin family protein: MKPARFERDGVWREIFAAALTLTDYLATVVDHPTWSFGGGTVLMLRINHRHSKDVDLFVPDPQYLGYFSPRLTDAAEALTTQYEEAAEYLRLVLPIGEIDIVVGTPLTEHPWDLTVFEGRPICVESCAEVIAKKMWHRGDKAKARDLFDLCAVADLEPEAIEAARPFFARHADAFLSRLTEYRDFSEGEFETIDRIDYSRPFRECMELAKHILLGTIDSAAPKVVATQPKL; the protein is encoded by the coding sequence ATGAAGCCGGCGAGGTTCGAGCGGGACGGCGTCTGGCGAGAGATTTTCGCTGCCGCACTCACCCTGACGGATTACCTGGCCACAGTCGTTGACCATCCCACGTGGAGCTTTGGCGGGGGTACCGTTCTCATGCTGCGCATCAACCACCGGCATAGCAAGGACGTGGACCTGTTCGTGCCTGACCCGCAGTACCTTGGTTACTTTTCTCCGCGCCTGACCGACGCGGCCGAGGCATTGACGACGCAGTATGAGGAAGCGGCCGAATACCTGCGGCTGGTGCTTCCAATCGGGGAAATCGACATTGTGGTCGGCACCCCCTTGACGGAGCATCCTTGGGACCTCACGGTCTTTGAGGGGCGCCCGATCTGCGTTGAGTCGTGCGCGGAAGTCATCGCCAAAAAGATGTGGCACCGCGGCGACAAGGCCAAAGCGCGGGATCTGTTCGATCTTTGTGCGGTCGCTGATCTTGAGCCCGAGGCCATTGAAGCGGCCCGGCCGTTTTTTGCGCGCCACGCAGATGCATTTTTATCCAGATTGACCGAGTACCGGGACTTCAGCGAAGGAGAATTCGAAACGATTGACCGCATTGACTACTCCCGCCCGTTCAGGGAATGCATGGAGCTCGCCAAACACATACTGCTGGGAACAATCGATTCGGCGGCTCCCAAAGTCGTGGCGACGCAACCGAAGTTGTAG
- a CDS encoding helix-turn-helix domain-containing protein has product MQATEQVSQARKLTAAELAAFIKAYRQVHRWSQEQLADIAGLSVRTIQRVEQGAVAGLDTRRAIAKAFEFDDIDALDKPVVIPNDAEMKALKEKFERENVTLEAKLLTTGRDLARLVEMHSTDLSTPGFEMGRTADEEFAELIDYFRDYRDCADMYSEVQKLEVYDDMQAHIDALKNLGVSVCYAVRKLLLKIGTESDSKPMPVAALYLVTFPLGQEPSHFATPRSARLGL; this is encoded by the coding sequence ATGCAAGCCACAGAACAAGTCTCGCAAGCGCGCAAGCTGACGGCCGCAGAACTGGCTGCTTTTATCAAGGCATACCGGCAAGTGCATCGGTGGTCGCAGGAACAACTCGCAGATATCGCCGGGCTGAGCGTTCGCACCATCCAGCGAGTCGAACAAGGAGCCGTCGCCGGGCTCGACACACGTCGCGCGATCGCCAAGGCGTTTGAGTTCGACGACATCGATGCGCTCGATAAGCCCGTCGTCATTCCCAACGACGCCGAAATGAAGGCGCTCAAAGAAAAATTCGAACGGGAGAACGTCACCCTGGAAGCCAAGTTACTCACCACAGGGCGGGACCTGGCCAGGCTTGTCGAAATGCACAGCACGGATCTTTCGACTCCGGGCTTTGAGATGGGTCGTACAGCGGATGAAGAATTTGCCGAATTGATTGATTACTTCCGGGACTACCGCGACTGCGCGGACATGTACTCCGAGGTGCAGAAGTTAGAGGTGTACGACGATATGCAGGCCCATATCGATGCACTGAAGAACCTGGGAGTTTCAGTCTGCTATGCCGTCCGAAAGCTCCTTCTAAAAATTGGGACGGAATCCGACTCAAAACCGATGCCAGTGGCGGCTCTGTATCTTGTCACCTTTCCTCTAGGTCAAGAACCCAGCCATTTCGCAACCCCGCGCTCTGCTCGCCTCGGATTGTGA
- the trfA gene encoding plasmid replication initiator TrfA, which produces MLQPTINNLDIPTLESIVEKKRTVGRRSDPKVAVANEVMDAEPAPKTTSTRVSRAAELLREKTNAALQRTKSQIEQRVLQGVLPLWDDDNRGIPNPLVRSGLFTVGNSDKREYVPDMVIASLSNYEIRYTGSELRQEDLSVWMSLINLARKKPISEAIYFTGYQVVKDLGWRMHSESYKRVQDCIERLKVTGLKITTRGHESAYSGSLIRDYGWTERDEAGNQKWMVRFEPRISALFMEDTTTLLEWEMRKKIGPRSTLALWLLSFYSTHRDPEPNSLGKIYELCRSKDTLSSFRRNVRNALAKLVEKQFLKSFNMDNDILQVEKLKADKRITPRLVRAK; this is translated from the coding sequence ATGCTACAACCAACGATCAACAATCTCGACATACCTACTCTCGAAAGCATCGTAGAGAAAAAGCGTACTGTTGGTCGAAGGTCAGATCCGAAGGTCGCAGTAGCCAACGAAGTCATGGACGCAGAACCTGCGCCGAAAACGACTTCTACACGGGTATCGCGTGCAGCAGAGCTATTGCGAGAAAAGACAAATGCAGCTTTACAGCGTACAAAAAGCCAAATAGAGCAACGTGTATTGCAAGGCGTGCTTCCACTCTGGGATGACGACAACCGCGGAATCCCCAATCCGCTTGTGAGATCAGGCCTCTTCACTGTAGGCAACAGTGACAAGCGAGAGTACGTTCCAGACATGGTCATAGCCAGTCTTTCGAACTACGAAATTCGTTACACGGGTAGTGAGCTCCGGCAGGAGGATCTCAGTGTCTGGATGAGTTTGATTAACCTTGCCCGAAAAAAACCAATATCCGAAGCGATCTACTTCACCGGCTACCAGGTGGTGAAGGATCTCGGCTGGCGAATGCACTCCGAATCCTATAAACGTGTCCAGGATTGCATCGAGCGGCTGAAAGTCACTGGCCTGAAAATCACGACACGTGGTCACGAGTCGGCATACAGCGGGTCCCTCATTCGTGACTATGGCTGGACTGAACGAGATGAGGCCGGGAACCAGAAATGGATGGTCCGCTTTGAACCACGCATCTCTGCCCTATTCATGGAAGATACGACCACTCTTCTGGAGTGGGAGATGCGAAAGAAAATTGGACCTCGATCAACGCTCGCGCTTTGGTTGCTTTCTTTCTATTCAACCCATCGTGATCCAGAGCCCAATTCACTGGGAAAGATCTACGAGCTCTGCAGGTCGAAGGACACCCTGAGCAGCTTTCGGCGCAACGTCCGAAACGCCCTGGCGAAACTGGTTGAGAAACAATTCCTAAAGTCCTTCAACATGGATAACGACATCCTGCAGGTGGAAAAACTGAAGGCGGACAAACGGATCACGCCGAGACTGGTCCGCGCCAAGTAG